The sequence below is a genomic window from Rudanella lutea DSM 19387.
CGCTCGCCTGAGCCCTTGCCAAACGTTCCCTAAAAACCAACCGGCGACCATACTGCTCAAGGGCGTCGGTAATTTGCTTTTCCTCGTTCATTTTCTTGGGTGGTTTAGCCTTCAGCAGCGCGGTCAGGCGAAATACTGAATACAAAAACCGTTACTCCTGGTAGTCAGAAAAAAACAATCGCTTCAATCGCATCAGGCACTTGTACTTCTGCGTCTTCGCGTTGTCGGTATTGGTGTAACCAAACTTTTCCGTGATGTCCTGCATAGACAACTGACGGATATAAAAATCTTCAAGTAACGTGCGGCAGGGCTCGCCCAGTTTTGCCAGTGAGGCTGCCATTACATCAAACTGCTCATTCCGGCGCTCGTGCTCGGTCAGGTCTTCGTCTACCGACAGAAGCTCGTCTGACTCGTTTAGCTCGTCGGCCGCGAGGCCTCCGAAACGCCCCCGTCG
It includes:
- a CDS encoding RNA polymerase sigma factor: MRETIRLHWTDEALLDGLASGSDAALNQLYQRYFPMVLHLILSNSGSEDDAKDIFQEALVVLYERAQDETFALSAQLKTYLYSVCRRLWLKQLSRRGRFGGLAADELNESDELLSVDEDLTEHERRNEQFDVMAASLAKLGEPCRTLLEDFYIRQLSMQDITEKFGYTNTDNAKTQKYKCLMRLKRLFFSDYQE